One stretch of Ooceraea biroi isolate clonal line C1 chromosome 4, Obir_v5.4, whole genome shotgun sequence DNA includes these proteins:
- the LOC105275754 gene encoding 5-hydroxytryptamine receptor 1, which translates to MEESLLNVMYLAQDNITETNVNVSVNVSDESSLSEANLKGNNNVGSWIVEGFIFIAIVLGNALTIMAIVWSRRLRSVMSNYFILSLAASDLLVGLTLPYHLAFYMTDTLHHKKFFCILRFVVVNLGCTGSVYSLIAIAIDRYIAIVYPLSYNVYATHRYVLLTIVITWICTLSTSLIPIYWNNFESSRRCIIDEVLPRYYILAIELPSFILCCTAMVLLYWKIWKEARMHRRRMTRNVVSSIAQTNTKTDRKSNQVVILILGCFSISWLPFCVIAITRIFFVKTPLMNTFYRFAHVLALANSGMNPIIYAWKNANFRRAFQKILHFKSPNSDLNSSFRTYLEKQHELKRQQTNVRKDSHMNESTTSHSFDQQSNQAEENKTENTAL; encoded by the exons AATCAAGTTTGTCGGAGGCAAACCTCAAAGGGAACAACAATGTTGGATCTTGGATCGTGGAAGGCTTTATCTTCATTGCGATCGTGCTGGGAAACGCTCTCACGATAATGGCCATTGTGTGGTCGCGCAGACTTCGAAGCGTCATGTCAAATTATTTCATACTCAGTCTAGCAGCGTCGGACTTGCTGGTGGGCTTAACGTTACCGTATCACCTGGCGTTTTACATGACTGACACATTACATCACAAGAAATTCTTCTGCATCTTGCGCTTCGTGGTAGTCAACTTAGGATGCACTGGGAGCGTATACAGTCTCATAGCAATCGCAATTGACCGATACATCGCAATCGTGTATCCACTGAGTTACAATGTTTACGCGACGCACAGATACGTCCTGTTAACTATAGTCATTACTTGGATATGCACGTTGAGTACGTCATTGATTCCGATATATTGGAATAACTTCGAAAGCTCGCGTAGATGTATAATAGATGAGGTATTGCCAAG GTACTATATATTAGCTATCGAATTGCCGTCGTTTATTCTGTGCTGTACAGCGATGGTTTTACTGTATTGGAAAATTTGGAAAGAGGCACGGATGCACAGGCGTCGAATGACTCGTAATGTCGTTTCGAGCATCGCTCAGACGAACACAAAAACCGATCGCAAAAGTAATCAG gTAGTAATACTAATACTGGGCTGCTTTTCGATCAGCTGGCTACCCTTCTGCGTCATAGCAATCACGCGAATCTTTTTCGTGAAAACGCCATTGAtgaatacattttatagatTCGCGCACGTGTTGGCATTGGCTAACAGTGGAATGAATCCCATCATATACGCGTGGAAGAACGCCAACTTCCGCAGAgcttttcagaaaatattgcattttaaatCGCCCAACAGCGACTTGAATTCGAGTTTCAGAACATACTTGGAAAAACAACACGAATTAAAGAGACAGCAGACCAACGTGAGAAAAGATAGCCACATGAATGAAAGCACTACTTCACATTCGTTCGATCAACAGTCTAATCAagcagaagaaaata